The following are from one region of the Nostoc cf. commune SO-36 genome:
- a CDS encoding DUF1822 family protein, producing MNNSTYQLDDYALTLPISQTARTTAQQFAKQQPNPEKAEQVRLNTLAVWVVNDYLQMMDIPTDLQASDSWNPITRLCGNVADLEVSSIGRLECRPVHFHQQICSIPPETWEERVGYLAVQFDELLQEAKLLGFIPSVTDEILPLTQLQPLETFIDHIWQLRQSPVTSLVNLSQWFAGIFETGWQTIESLWNVPELRPTYAFRSIETLELDSLNQAESITKRAKLIDLGIQILNQPVMLIVEISPEKDQQTSIHLQLHATGNQIYLPSGVHLTVLDSSGAVFLDAQSRKLDNYIQLQFRGEPTEQFSVRVAFENTSITEHFRI from the coding sequence ATGAATAACTCCACCTATCAGCTAGACGATTACGCTTTGACATTGCCGATTTCCCAAACAGCTCGCACAACTGCCCAGCAATTTGCTAAACAGCAGCCAAATCCGGAAAAAGCAGAGCAAGTCCGGCTGAATACTCTGGCTGTGTGGGTGGTGAATGACTACTTGCAAATGATGGATATTCCTACTGATCTTCAAGCTAGTGATAGCTGGAACCCCATCACGCGCCTTTGTGGAAATGTAGCTGACTTAGAGGTGTCCTCAATTGGTCGTCTGGAGTGTCGCCCTGTCCATTTCCATCAGCAGATATGTTCTATTCCTCCAGAAACTTGGGAAGAACGGGTGGGTTATTTAGCAGTTCAATTTGATGAATTGCTCCAAGAAGCGAAACTGCTTGGTTTTATTCCTAGTGTCACAGATGAAATACTGCCTTTAACGCAACTGCAACCATTGGAAACATTTATCGACCACATCTGGCAACTGCGTCAATCTCCAGTTACTTCACTTGTGAATTTGAGTCAGTGGTTTGCTGGTATATTTGAGACTGGCTGGCAGACTATTGAATCTCTGTGGAACGTGCCGGAACTCAGACCAACTTATGCCTTTCGCAGTATTGAAACTTTGGAACTAGATAGCCTTAACCAAGCAGAATCAATTACTAAACGGGCAAAACTGATTGATTTGGGTATCCAAATTCTTAACCAACCAGTCATGTTAATTGTGGAAATTAGCCCCGAAAAGGATCAACAAACCAGTATTCATCTCCAATTGCACGCCACTGGGAATCAAATCTACTTGCCGTCAGGAGTTCATCTCACCGTTTTAGATAGTTCGGGAGCAGTATTTCTAGACGCTCAATCTAGGAAATTAGACAACTACATTCAGTTGCAGTTTCGTGGTGAACCTACAGAGCAATTTAGTGTTAGGGTAGCCTTTGAGAATACCAGTATTACCGAACATTTCCGAATTTGA